One Polaribacter sp. SA4-12 genomic window carries:
- a CDS encoding Sec-independent protein translocase subunit TatA/TatB, producing the protein MNSILLFISGPEIMVIMLIVVMVFGADKIPEIARGLGKGIRQVKDATNDIKKEIKDSSEKNGIDTDITKDLNKGISEDFKRVKKEMSKVKDNIDDLTGPIKRNF; encoded by the coding sequence ATGAATTCTATTCTTTTATTTATTAGTGGTCCAGAAATAATGGTAATTATGTTAATCGTAGTTATGGTTTTTGGTGCAGATAAAATTCCTGAAATTGCTAGAGGTTTAGGTAAAGGTATCCGTCAAGTAAAAGATGCAACAAACGATATTAAAAAAGAAATTAAAGACAGTTCTGAAAAAAACGGAATTGATACTGATATTACCAAAGATCTAAACAAAGGCATTAGTGAAGACTTTAAAAGAGTTAAAAAAGAAATGTCTAAGGTAAAAGATAATATTGATGACCTTACGGGTCCTATAAAACGTAATTTTTAA
- a CDS encoding glycoside hydrolase family 53 protein translates to MKSSVKYQLLFFLILLISCKNTTTLVLDENEDVEIIVPVTDTFYNAVDISYYPTIQKKGLTFYNRNGTQRNFLQILKENGVNTIRLRLWHSPKDEHASFKEVEAFSKELKSLDFKVWLTVHYSDTWADPANQAIPKAWENASFAVLKDSVYKYTSKIMKNIEPDIIQIGNEIDPGILLPIGDIGANKTQFLALLEKGISAVRNHNSETKIMIHKADSKNASWFFDLIKPLDYDLIGVSYYPKWHGKDLNIFKNQLQILDNNYAQNIVLAETSYPFTLDWNDNTNNVIGDNSQIIYPQFLATLEGQKKYLQEIKTIIKSLKKGIGFGYWGAEWVAYNGKIATDGSSWENQALFDFNLKATPALEVFKD, encoded by the coding sequence TTGAAAAGTTCGGTAAAATATCAACTTTTATTTTTTTTAATACTACTTATTTCTTGTAAAAATACTACTACGCTTGTTTTAGACGAAAACGAAGATGTAGAAATTATCGTTCCTGTTACAGATACTTTTTATAATGCAGTAGATATTTCTTATTACCCAACAATTCAAAAAAAAGGACTTACTTTTTACAACAGAAACGGAACTCAAAGAAACTTTTTACAGATTTTAAAAGAAAACGGAGTCAATACAATTCGTTTGCGTTTATGGCATTCGCCCAAAGATGAACACGCAAGTTTTAAAGAGGTTGAAGCTTTTTCTAAAGAATTAAAAAGTTTAGATTTTAAAGTTTGGTTAACTGTTCATTATTCAGATACTTGGGCAGATCCAGCAAATCAAGCGATTCCTAAAGCTTGGGAAAATGCTTCTTTTGCTGTTTTAAAAGACAGTGTTTATAAATATACTTCTAAAATCATGAAGAATATTGAACCCGATATTATTCAAATTGGTAACGAAATTGATCCAGGAATACTGCTTCCTATTGGAGATATTGGTGCTAATAAAACGCAATTTTTAGCGCTTTTAGAAAAAGGAATTTCTGCTGTAAGAAACCATAATTCAGAAACTAAAATTATGATTCATAAAGCAGATTCTAAAAATGCTTCTTGGTTTTTTGATCTTATAAAACCTTTAGATTACGATTTAATTGGTGTTTCATATTACCCAAAATGGCACGGAAAAGATTTAAATATATTTAAAAATCAGCTTCAAATTTTAGATAATAACTACGCTCAAAATATTGTTTTAGCAGAAACTTCTTATCCTTTTACTTTAGATTGGAACGACAATACAAACAATGTTATTGGTGATAATTCTCAAATAATTTACCCACAATTTCTTGCAACTTTAGAAGGTCAAAAAAAATATTTACAAGAAATAAAGACGATCATAAAATCGTTAAAAAAAGGTATAGGTTTTGGATATTGGGGTGCAGAATGGGTTGCTTATAATGGCAAAATTGCTACAGATGGTTCTTCATGGGAAAATCAAGCTTTATTTGATTTTAATTTAAAAGCTACTCCTGCTTTAGAAGTTTTTAAAGATTAA
- a CDS encoding O-methyltransferase translates to MHFLPENIDNYVVEHSQQEPAILKELSRETWQKVLNPRMLSGAFQGRVLSMIAKLIQPKNILEIGTYTGYSALCLAEGLHKEGKIFTIDKNEELETLQNKYFEKSGYRNQIEQFVGNALEIIPTIDAKFDLVFIDADKSNYINYFHLMIDKMNPGGIILSDNVLWSGKVVEKLDPKDKDTKVLLEYNKLLNTDDRIETVLLPIRDGLTISRVK, encoded by the coding sequence ATGCATTTTTTACCAGAAAATATTGATAATTACGTTGTTGAACATTCACAACAAGAACCGGCAATTTTAAAAGAATTAAGTAGAGAAACTTGGCAGAAGGTATTAAACCCTAGAATGTTAAGCGGTGCTTTTCAAGGAAGAGTATTATCTATGATTGCAAAGTTAATTCAGCCTAAAAACATATTAGAAATAGGGACTTACACAGGGTATTCTGCTTTGTGTTTAGCTGAAGGACTGCATAAGGAAGGAAAGATTTTTACAATTGATAAAAACGAGGAATTAGAAACACTCCAGAATAAATATTTCGAAAAATCTGGTTATAGAAATCAAATAGAACAGTTTGTTGGTAATGCTTTAGAAATAATACCAACAATTGATGCCAAATTTGATCTCGTTTTTATTGATGCAGACAAATCTAATTACATTAATTATTTTCATTTAATGATTGATAAAATGAATCCTGGAGGAATTATTTTGTCTGATAATGTACTTTGGAGCGGAAAGGTTGTTGAAAAATTAGATCCAAAAGACAAAGACACAAAAGTACTTTTAGAGTATAATAAACTACTTAATACTGATGATAGAATTGAAACCGTTCTATTACCAATTAGAGATGGATTAACAATTAGTAGAGTTAAATAA
- a CDS encoding sigma-70 family RNA polymerase sigma factor encodes MAEEQVLLNTDKWIDNYADYMYNYAVVRVNDSDLAKDLVQDTFFAGLKSAKNFQGKSTERTWLISILKRKIIDHYRKINSKKGQAEVRINFYDDGENEGNWLEERVPQSWDNQSEKSIENQELKSQLESCIDALPEKYAMVFRMKTIQEFETEEICKELDITASNLWVIIHRARTQLRKCMEDNWFNN; translated from the coding sequence ATGGCAGAAGAGCAAGTTTTATTAAATACGGACAAATGGATAGATAATTATGCAGATTATATGTATAATTATGCAGTTGTACGTGTAAATGATAGTGATTTAGCTAAAGATTTGGTACAAGATACATTTTTTGCAGGTTTAAAATCTGCTAAAAATTTTCAAGGAAAGTCTACAGAAAGAACTTGGTTAATATCTATTTTAAAAAGAAAGATAATAGATCATTATAGAAAAATAAATTCTAAAAAAGGACAAGCTGAAGTTAGAATAAATTTTTACGATGATGGTGAAAATGAAGGAAACTGGTTAGAAGAAAGAGTACCTCAGAGTTGGGATAATCAATCTGAAAAATCAATTGAAAATCAAGAATTAAAAAGCCAATTAGAATCTTGTATAGATGCTTTACCTGAAAAATACGCAATGGTTTTTAGGATGAAAACAATACAAGAGTTTGAAACTGAAGAAATTTGTAAGGAGTTAGACATAACAGCGTCAAACTTATGGGTTATCATTCATAGAGCAAGAACACAGCTTAGAAAATGTATGGAAGATAACTGGTTTAATAATTAA
- the panB gene encoding 3-methyl-2-oxobutanoate hydroxymethyltransferase → MSLPKKEYKKVTVKSLGDMKMNGEKISMLTAYDFTMAKILDGAGIDVLLVGDSASNVMAGHKTTLPITLDQMIYHASSVVRAIDRCLVVVDLPFGSYQSDPKEALRSAIRIMKESGGHSIKLEGGKEVKNSIKRILNAGIPVMGHLGLTPQSIYKFGTFTVRAKEEEEAEKLMKDALLLEKIGCFALVLEKVPAKLAKKVADALTIPVIGIGAGNGVDGQVLVTHDMIGMTHEFNPRFLRRYLDLYKDMTGAFESYKNDVKSGDFPNEKEQY, encoded by the coding sequence ATGTCATTACCAAAGAAAGAATATAAAAAAGTTACTGTAAAATCTCTAGGAGATATGAAGATGAATGGAGAGAAAATCTCTATGTTAACTGCTTATGATTTTACAATGGCCAAAATTTTAGACGGAGCAGGAATTGACGTTCTTTTAGTTGGCGATTCAGCATCTAATGTGATGGCTGGTCATAAAACTACATTGCCAATTACATTAGATCAAATGATTTATCATGCAAGTTCAGTAGTAAGAGCAATAGACAGATGTTTAGTGGTGGTAGATTTGCCTTTTGGTAGTTATCAATCTGACCCTAAAGAAGCTTTACGTTCTGCTATTAGAATAATGAAAGAAAGTGGTGGTCATTCTATAAAATTAGAAGGTGGTAAAGAAGTTAAGAATTCTATAAAAAGAATTTTAAATGCTGGAATTCCTGTAATGGGACATTTAGGTTTAACACCACAATCTATATATAAATTCGGTACATTTACTGTAAGAGCTAAAGAAGAAGAGGAAGCAGAAAAACTAATGAAAGATGCTTTATTATTAGAAAAAATTGGTTGTTTTGCTTTAGTTTTAGAAAAAGTACCTGCAAAATTAGCTAAAAAAGTAGCGGATGCATTAACGATTCCTGTAATTGGAATTGGCGCTGGAAATGGTGTTGATGGACAAGTTTTAGTTACCCATGACATGATTGGAATGACACATGAATTTAATCCTCGTTTTTTACGTAGATATTTAGATTTATATAAGGATATGACTGGTGCTTTTGAAAGTTATAAAAATGATGTAAAGAGTGGTGATTTCCCGAATGAAAAAGAACAGTATTAA
- a CDS encoding 2-hydroxyacid dehydrogenase: protein MKVLHLDSNHSLLINQLNDLGYTNDEDYTSSKSDIENKIHLYDGFIIRSRFSIDKDFLDKASNLKFIGRVGAGLENIDCEYAESKGITLIAAPEGNRNAVGEHSLGMLLSLFNNLNKADKEVRNGKWLREENRGIELDGRTVGLIGYGNMGKSFAKKLRGFDVEVLCYDIKPNVGDANCKQVSLSELQEKADVLSLHTPQTELTKNMINTDFINGFKKSFWLINTARGKSVVTKDLVSALQSDKILGAGLDVLEYEKASFENLFSDDKMPEAFKYLIDSENVLLSPHVAGWTIESKERLAQTIVDKIKAKFY from the coding sequence ATGAAAGTTCTCCACTTAGATTCCAATCACTCACTTTTAATAAATCAACTAAATGATTTAGGTTATACTAATGATGAAGATTATACTTCCTCAAAATCTGACATTGAAAATAAAATTCATTTATATGATGGTTTTATAATTAGAAGTCGATTTTCTATTGATAAAGATTTCCTAGACAAAGCATCAAATTTAAAGTTTATTGGGCGCGTTGGTGCTGGTTTAGAAAACATAGACTGTGAGTATGCAGAAAGCAAAGGAATTACTTTAATTGCGGCTCCTGAAGGAAATAGAAACGCAGTTGGAGAACATTCTTTAGGAATGTTATTATCTCTTTTTAATAACCTTAATAAAGCTGATAAAGAAGTTAGAAACGGAAAATGGTTACGTGAAGAAAATCGTGGAATTGAACTAGATGGACGAACAGTTGGTTTAATTGGTTATGGAAATATGGGGAAATCTTTCGCTAAAAAACTTCGTGGTTTTGATGTTGAAGTTTTGTGCTACGATATAAAACCAAATGTTGGTGATGCTAATTGCAAACAAGTTTCTTTATCTGAATTGCAAGAAAAAGCTGATGTTTTAAGTTTACACACACCACAAACTGAACTCACTAAAAACATGATAAATACAGATTTTATCAATGGTTTTAAAAAATCTTTTTGGTTGATAAATACTGCTCGTGGAAAATCTGTTGTTACTAAAGATTTAGTTTCTGCCTTACAATCAGATAAAATATTAGGAGCTGGTTTAGATGTTTTAGAATATGAAAAAGCATCTTTCGAAAATCTTTTTTCTGATGATAAAATGCCAGAAGCTTTTAAATATTTAATTGATTCTGAGAATGTTTTATTGTCTCCACACGTTGCTGGTTGGACAATTGAAAGCAAAGAAAGATTAGCACAAACGATTGTAGATAAAATTAAAGCAAAATTTTATTAA
- a CDS encoding DUF1801 domain-containing protein yields MLPKINSPKDYIDQAPQERKETLKKLQKTITENLPKGFEEGIQYGMISYYVPHAMYPDGYHCNKKEPLPFMSFASQKNSVNLYHMGIYAIPEIHNWFVKEYPKHSSRKLDMGKSCVRFKKLEEIPFDLIAELSQKITLKEWIKVYETNIKKK; encoded by the coding sequence ATGCTCCCTAAAATTAATTCCCCTAAAGATTATATAGACCAAGCTCCACAAGAGCGTAAAGAAACTCTTAAAAAGTTACAGAAAACTATTACAGAAAATCTACCAAAAGGTTTTGAAGAAGGTATTCAATATGGAATGATTAGTTATTATGTTCCACATGCTATGTATCCAGATGGTTATCATTGTAACAAAAAAGAACCTTTGCCTTTTATGAGTTTTGCTTCTCAAAAAAATTCTGTGAATTTATATCATATGGGTATTTATGCAATTCCAGAAATTCATAATTGGTTTGTAAAAGAATATCCAAAACATAGTTCTCGAAAATTAGATATGGGTAAAAGTTGTGTCCGTTTTAAAAAACTAGAGGAAATTCCTTTTGATTTAATTGCTGAATTATCACAAAAAATTACCCTTAAAGAATGGATAAAAGTCTACGAAACGAATATCAAAAAGAAATAA